From the Flavimarina sp. Hel_I_48 genome, one window contains:
- a CDS encoding RagB/SusD family nutrient uptake outer membrane protein — MNNRIAYLLMMLLAFTSCQDVFEPAIENIRGLDDAYEEATYAEGLLINGYIRIPTLGWSFNDVATDDAVTNDIENNYRQAATGRWASNYNPFSQWQNSRAAIQYLNIFLSEADNVEWATDEDIRQLYNRRLKGEAYGLRALHMYYLLQAHAGPIDGELLGVPLILDPEDPTSEFNISRATFSTCMNQLLSDLDQAEQILALDFEDISDPSLLPTGFTDVNDFNRVFGERGRQRVSGRIVKAIRAQATLLAASPAYSSASDVSWQDVADSAGEVLSLNGGIGGLAPSGHTWYSNTDQIAGLGGGSNPPEILWRGDVANNNDLEQNHFPPSLNGAGRLNPTQNLVDAFPAANGYPIENAESGYDENTPYSDRDPRLGTYILINQSTAGVNNTTIITAADGNTIDAINREATSTRTGYYLRKLLRQDVNLSNTTTTTQLHYKPRIRYTELYLIYAEAANEAWGPSGTGSFAFSAFDVIEAIRSRAGIAQPDAYLESLRGDKNAMRELIRNERRLELCFEGFRFWDLRRWGLNLNETAEGVFIENGIPEMIDVEPRNYQEYMQYGPVPYSELLKFDALQQNQGW; from the coding sequence ATGAACAATAGAATAGCCTATTTATTGATGATGTTATTGGCATTTACAAGCTGTCAGGACGTGTTTGAACCTGCTATTGAAAACATACGCGGGTTGGATGATGCCTACGAGGAGGCGACTTACGCTGAAGGGTTACTAATTAATGGATACATTAGGATCCCTACTTTAGGTTGGTCTTTTAATGATGTAGCTACAGACGATGCGGTAACAAATGATATTGAGAATAATTACAGGCAAGCAGCGACCGGGCGGTGGGCATCTAATTATAATCCATTTTCTCAGTGGCAAAATTCACGTGCTGCAATACAGTATTTAAATATTTTTTTATCAGAGGCAGACAATGTTGAATGGGCGACTGATGAAGACATTAGGCAGCTTTATAACCGGCGTCTCAAGGGCGAGGCTTACGGTTTGCGTGCGCTTCATATGTATTATTTGCTACAGGCGCATGCAGGTCCCATAGATGGAGAATTGTTAGGTGTTCCATTAATTCTTGACCCCGAAGATCCTACTTCTGAATTTAACATTTCCAGGGCCACTTTTAGTACCTGTATGAACCAGCTTTTGAGTGATCTTGACCAAGCAGAACAAATTTTGGCTTTGGACTTTGAGGATATATCAGATCCCAGTTTACTTCCCACCGGTTTTACTGATGTAAACGATTTTAATCGTGTTTTTGGTGAAAGAGGCCGGCAACGTGTAAGTGGCAGAATTGTGAAAGCTATAAGGGCGCAGGCAACACTACTTGCCGCAAGTCCGGCTTATAGTAGTGCAAGTGATGTATCATGGCAAGATGTAGCTGACAGTGCGGGAGAGGTGCTATCCTTAAATGGAGGAATTGGTGGTTTGGCACCTAGTGGGCATACATGGTATTCCAACACTGATCAAATTGCGGGTCTGGGTGGAGGATCAAATCCTCCCGAGATTTTATGGAGGGGGGATGTAGCTAACAATAATGATCTGGAACAAAACCATTTTCCTCCATCCCTAAATGGAGCTGGAAGACTAAACCCTACCCAAAATCTAGTGGACGCATTTCCCGCGGCCAATGGTTACCCTATTGAAAACGCTGAGAGTGGTTATGATGAGAATACGCCTTACAGTGATAGAGATCCACGTCTTGGGACTTATATCTTGATAAATCAATCAACAGCCGGGGTAAATAATACAACCATTATCACTGCGGCAGATGGCAATACAATAGATGCGATCAACAGGGAGGCCACTTCAACCAGAACGGGATATTACCTTAGAAAATTACTAAGACAAGATGTAAATTTAAGCAATACTACAACAACGACACAGCTGCATTACAAGCCAAGAATACGGTATACTGAGCTTTATCTTATTTATGCCGAAGCTGCCAATGAGGCCTGGGGACCATCTGGTACCGGATCTTTTGCTTTTTCAGCTTTTGATGTAATTGAAGCCATCAGGTCACGGGCGGGAATTGCTCAGCCGGATGCATACTTAGAATCTTTACGAGGGGACAAGAATGCAATGCGGGAATTGATAAGGAATGAAAGAAGGCTTGAATTATGTTTTGAAGGTTTTCGATTTTGGGATTTACGTCGTTGGGGCCTCAATCTAAACGAAACTGCAGAAGGGGTATTCATTGAGAATGGTATTCCGGAGATGATTGATGTTGAACCGCGTAATTATCAGGAATATATGCAATATGGGCCAGTTCCTTACAGTGAGCTTTTGAAGTTTGATGCCCTACAGCAAAATCAGGGTTGGTAA
- a CDS encoding endo-1,4-beta-xylanase: MKSLLYIIVITVGLLDVSQHTFKNLIKEQNQNAEGLSDALSGKFLVGAALNKNQIEGKIPGDINVVKANFNAIVAENCMKSGNLVPTQGNYDFTVADKFVAFGEENNMVVHGHTLIWHSQTPKWFFKDSLGQEVTREELISRMENHINTVVKRYKGRIKTWDVVNEAVLDDGSLRQSEFYKIIGEDFIKLAFEFAHKADPEAELYYNDYSTSNSKKRAGIVRMLQDLKDSGTPVDGMGMQGHIDLKNPKIEEFEKSIIAFSDLGLKVAITEFDITVLPSPWENQGAEVSTNFKYQDKMNPYAKGLPDTVAAKFNERCLDYFKLFLKHQDKIDKVTMWGVNDGNSWKNNWPIRGRTDYPLIFDRNNNPKAVIDSIIQIAR, encoded by the coding sequence ATGAAATCTTTATTATATATAATCGTAATTACTGTTGGTCTGCTAGATGTTAGTCAACATACTTTCAAAAATTTAATCAAGGAGCAAAATCAGAATGCTGAAGGCCTTTCTGATGCCTTGAGTGGGAAATTTTTAGTGGGAGCGGCACTAAATAAGAATCAGATTGAAGGTAAAATACCCGGTGATATTAATGTCGTAAAAGCCAATTTTAATGCTATTGTGGCAGAAAATTGTATGAAAAGTGGCAATCTTGTGCCTACTCAGGGCAATTATGATTTTACAGTTGCAGATAAATTTGTAGCGTTTGGGGAGGAAAACAATATGGTTGTTCATGGGCATACCTTAATATGGCATTCCCAGACGCCAAAATGGTTTTTCAAAGACAGTCTGGGACAGGAAGTTACACGAGAGGAGCTCATCAGTAGGATGGAAAACCATATCAATACCGTAGTCAAGAGATATAAAGGGAGAATTAAAACGTGGGATGTGGTAAATGAAGCTGTCCTTGATGATGGTTCCTTAAGACAAAGTGAATTTTATAAAATCATTGGTGAAGACTTTATCAAATTAGCCTTTGAATTTGCCCATAAGGCCGACCCCGAAGCAGAACTTTATTATAATGACTACTCTACATCCAACTCTAAAAAAAGAGCTGGTATCGTGCGAATGCTTCAAGATTTAAAAGATAGCGGGACACCTGTAGATGGAATGGGAATGCAGGGGCATATAGATTTAAAAAATCCTAAAATTGAAGAATTTGAAAAAAGCATTATTGCATTTTCAGATCTGGGTCTAAAAGTCGCTATAACGGAATTCGATATTACTGTATTACCTTCTCCCTGGGAAAACCAAGGTGCCGAAGTAAGTACGAATTTTAAGTATCAGGACAAAATGAATCCTTATGCCAAAGGTTTGCCAGATACTGTAGCTGCAAAATTCAATGAGCGATGCCTAGACTATTTTAAACTTTTTTTAAAGCACCAGGATAAAATTGACAAAGTAACAATGTGGGGGGTAAACGATGGTAATTCCTGGAAGAACAATTGGCCTATCAGAGGCCGTACAGATTATCCATTGATTTTTGACCGTAACAATAACCCAAAAGCGGTAATTGACTCAATAATTCAAATTGCAAGGTGA
- a CDS encoding endo-1,4-beta-xylanase: MKNFYFKIMSTFLFVFLLMGCAESDPMEFQVEKPFSIAFQEELNSLETLKNYVKDASFKLGAGTSMDSYNSKGSMFGLANSNFQELTAGYGMKHGAVVQADGSLNLEAVETFMENTQAEGLTVYGHTLVWHANQNAEFLNSTIAPVVIPSETGSAWDPITMIDFETEGGTGYQSNGPNAVLSFTADGEGANGEGKALIVTNSEVRLNEWESQIFVTFDKVTEVGQEYKLEMDIRADSEAAINTQAQTAPGGYKHYNFFGTLSATPEWKSVAVEITIDDNTSGCNTIAFNLGSTATNYYFDNIIVSWFNESGGEITVEKTPEEKRDTLTYQLDKWISGIMDISKANVHAWDVVNEPMDDGNPYGLKTGINKDDIASDEFYWQDYLGKDYGVDAFKMAAMYGNSDDLLFINDYNLEYNLDKCRGLIEYVKYIEENGARVDGIGTQMHIDVNSDKSNITKMLNLLAATGKIIKISELDIGVGVQTSDANEELYNAQAEMYKFVFDQYFEIIPKDRQYGITIWSPLDSPDNSSWRAGEPIGLWTQGFTRKRAYQGVVNGLETANTN; encoded by the coding sequence ATGAAAAATTTTTATTTTAAAATAATGAGCACTTTTCTTTTTGTATTTCTCCTTATGGGTTGCGCAGAATCAGACCCAATGGAATTTCAAGTGGAGAAACCATTTAGTATAGCATTTCAAGAAGAACTCAACAGTCTTGAAACCTTAAAAAACTATGTAAAAGATGCTAGCTTTAAACTAGGGGCTGGGACAAGTATGGATTCCTATAATTCTAAAGGTTCCATGTTTGGGCTCGCTAATTCAAATTTTCAAGAGCTAACTGCGGGATATGGAATGAAACACGGCGCTGTTGTACAGGCTGATGGTAGTTTGAACCTTGAAGCTGTTGAGACCTTTATGGAAAATACACAAGCGGAAGGATTGACGGTTTATGGTCATACACTTGTATGGCACGCAAATCAAAACGCTGAGTTCTTAAACAGTACCATAGCACCAGTAGTGATTCCATCTGAAACCGGGTCTGCCTGGGACCCCATTACCATGATAGATTTTGAAACTGAAGGTGGCACTGGTTATCAAAGTAACGGTCCCAATGCAGTACTATCTTTTACTGCAGATGGTGAAGGTGCTAATGGGGAAGGCAAGGCATTAATTGTTACCAATAGTGAAGTACGCCTGAATGAGTGGGAATCTCAAATTTTTGTAACCTTTGATAAAGTTACCGAAGTAGGTCAAGAATATAAACTGGAAATGGATATTCGCGCGGATAGCGAAGCTGCTATTAATACCCAGGCGCAGACTGCTCCCGGTGGCTATAAACACTATAATTTTTTCGGAACGTTAAGCGCTACCCCAGAATGGAAAAGCGTCGCTGTTGAAATTACAATAGATGATAATACATCAGGCTGCAATACCATAGCCTTCAATTTAGGAAGTACGGCAACTAACTATTATTTCGATAATATCATCGTAAGTTGGTTTAATGAGTCCGGAGGGGAAATCACAGTAGAAAAAACTCCCGAAGAAAAAAGGGATACATTGACATATCAATTGGACAAATGGATTTCAGGGATTATGGATATTTCAAAAGCAAATGTACACGCATGGGACGTAGTAAATGAACCCATGGATGACGGGAATCCATACGGTCTTAAAACTGGAATAAATAAAGATGATATTGCCTCTGATGAATTTTATTGGCAAGATTACCTTGGGAAAGATTATGGTGTTGACGCCTTTAAAATGGCTGCAATGTATGGTAATAGCGACGATCTTTTATTTATTAACGATTATAATCTAGAATATAATTTAGATAAATGTAGGGGTCTTATCGAGTATGTAAAATACATTGAAGAAAACGGAGCACGTGTAGACGGTATCGGGACACAAATGCACATTGACGTTAATTCAGATAAATCCAATATTACAAAAATGCTAAATCTTCTGGCTGCTACGGGTAAAATTATTAAGATTTCTGAACTGGATATAGGCGTGGGGGTACAAACATCTGATGCTAATGAGGAACTTTACAATGCACAAGCTGAAATGTACAAATTTGTCTTTGACCAGTATTTTGAGATCATACCTAAAGATCGACAATATGGGATAACGATTTGGAGCCCTTTAGATAGTCCTGATAATTCTTCATGGCGCGCTGGTGAACCTATAGGATTGTGGACACAAGGTTTTACGCGTAAACGGGCTTACCAAGGTGTAGTGAATGGACTGGAGACAGCAAATACAAACTAG
- a CDS encoding two-component regulator propeller domain-containing protein, translated as MKRLIIVLLLCLCPKIYSQNGRIFSADSELSSSLINDIHPDHKGFIWIATEDGLNRYDGAKFINYKHDKKDSTSILNNYVKTIFEDSDKNLYFGFFNGLQIYNRGTDSFKQISLSLGENDAYDAHVRSIIQRQNGDILIGTSGQGIFILRENDEGIFSESLLNLIPTAFIDQIFEDSSNNLWFLSPQNGLFCLNEKSGKVSTYFNDSNIRASVSVMGEDAVGNLYVGSYNQGLFKFNAKESSFTRIPNTKGIAIHSLFLDSNKDLLVGTDGDGLFKFDPRISELEPNQITASTFDFSKSKVHAIEEDKNKNIWLGLYQKGVTFVPNKINDFNYIGYRSNSLDMIGSNCVMAVLKDSEGILWVGTDGDGLYSISPSNEVLNHYKDQNYLSKKFNTVVTIFEDSNKDLWIGTYLNGLMKIDRKTLKPEFIDSLTDEDSNPVRNIYSIVEDDNKMLWLGSLGSGLFRLNLADNSIEAFNVSIADQPKGPAFFNNKWINDLLIDESINSLYIASYDGISRFNLKDKRFDTFPDGINKFHGQIIYTLHKDDDGVLWAGSANGLVTINDQMKELKRYTIDDGLPSNTICSIEEDKNNNLWISTNHGISEFNLDRQNFLNYYFNDGLQGNEFSKNASYLYKEEQLFFGGMNGITYFDPSEIVDKVRIPEILITDIYLQNKPILKGSKSGSFNIADKAIVDADTIQLSYKDNSFSVELSSLEYGNPKRVSYSYSLNNSSWINLPQGVNTLAFENLKANTYNFKLRAKDYEKYSEIKQFTVIIHPLWYLTTTALIAYFLIFLLFTFLLVYELRQRQKRRNELRELSKSKQINEAKLQFLTNISHDIRTPLTLIFNPLKKLIKEDHSAAHQKSYKTIFRNTDRILQLTNQLLDIRKIDDGHLDLKFEKIELIAYIQNICLLFEDQIDAKKIQFDFKHKMPILFVWIDPNYFDKIIQNLLANAMKFVEKGGKVELILTLTNAEKSESDESYFQIEVVDDGIGLEKGMEDLVFDRFYQNKSSAHHLQGTGIGLHLTRSIAELHKGTIYAENNKNNEGSRFVICIPLNSAHLNLDKIQTNADEPYVNDEIDKPKKEEQVELHSERESNYASQKVLIVDDDSELRNFLEKDLSTIFNVIVAKDGKEALDLALKQQPDLIISDIMMPVMDGMQLCRKIKKNININHTPIILLTAKTSKDNYLESLNLGADAYIPKPFDIKILKRTAINLIDNRKLLKNNYDGSQLQEDKVKHVTLKSSDEILLEKIMACINENFNNPDLNVETIASTVGISRVHLYRKLKELTNQSASDLIRNIRLKQAAKLLSSKQISIAEVAYAVGYSNMSTFSTNFKNLYGISPKKYHIDNLPEHDSKRDT; from the coding sequence TTGAAGAGACTTATAATTGTATTGCTCCTATGTTTATGCCCAAAAATCTATTCTCAGAATGGAAGGATTTTCTCGGCTGATTCTGAGCTGTCTAGCAGTCTTATAAACGATATTCATCCAGATCATAAGGGCTTTATCTGGATTGCAACGGAAGATGGTCTTAATAGATATGACGGTGCAAAATTTATCAACTATAAACATGATAAAAAAGATAGCACCTCTATTTTAAACAACTACGTAAAAACCATTTTTGAGGATAGCGATAAGAACCTTTACTTCGGTTTTTTTAACGGTTTGCAAATTTACAACCGTGGTACAGATAGCTTTAAACAGATTTCACTTTCACTTGGTGAAAATGATGCCTATGATGCACACGTCAGAAGTATCATTCAAAGGCAAAATGGGGATATTTTAATAGGCACTTCGGGACAAGGTATTTTTATTTTAAGGGAAAATGATGAAGGAATATTTAGTGAAAGTTTACTTAACTTGATACCAACTGCCTTTATAGATCAGATTTTTGAGGATAGTTCAAATAATTTATGGTTTTTATCACCGCAAAATGGCTTGTTTTGTTTAAACGAAAAAAGCGGTAAGGTTTCTACTTATTTTAACGATTCTAATATCAGGGCTTCTGTTTCGGTTATGGGGGAAGATGCTGTGGGCAACCTATATGTAGGTAGCTACAATCAGGGCCTTTTTAAATTTAATGCTAAAGAAAGCTCTTTTACACGTATACCAAATACAAAAGGTATTGCCATTCATTCGCTGTTTTTAGACTCCAACAAAGATTTACTCGTTGGGACAGATGGTGATGGGCTATTTAAATTTGATCCTCGAATATCCGAACTCGAGCCAAATCAAATTACCGCATCCACCTTCGATTTCTCAAAATCAAAAGTTCATGCTATTGAAGAAGATAAGAACAAAAATATATGGTTAGGTCTTTACCAGAAGGGGGTGACCTTTGTCCCAAACAAAATCAATGATTTCAATTACATCGGTTATCGCTCCAATTCCCTTGATATGATTGGATCGAATTGTGTGATGGCAGTACTTAAAGATTCTGAAGGTATTCTGTGGGTAGGTACAGATGGTGATGGGCTTTATAGCATTTCCCCATCTAATGAAGTTCTAAATCATTATAAGGATCAAAATTATTTGAGCAAAAAATTCAATACCGTTGTTACTATTTTTGAAGATAGTAACAAGGATTTATGGATAGGGACTTATTTAAATGGTCTCATGAAAATAGATCGTAAGACATTAAAGCCAGAATTTATAGATAGTCTAACTGATGAGGATTCAAATCCTGTTAGAAATATATACAGTATTGTTGAAGATGATAACAAAATGCTGTGGTTGGGATCATTGGGGTCTGGTTTGTTCCGATTAAATCTAGCTGATAATTCTATTGAAGCTTTTAATGTTTCAATCGCAGACCAACCGAAAGGCCCTGCGTTTTTTAATAATAAATGGATCAATGACCTTCTGATCGATGAATCTATAAATAGCTTATATATTGCCAGTTATGATGGCATAAGTCGTTTTAATCTTAAGGATAAAAGGTTTGATACTTTTCCAGATGGTATCAATAAATTTCATGGTCAGATTATATATACATTACACAAGGATGATGACGGTGTTTTATGGGCTGGAAGTGCAAATGGGCTTGTAACCATTAATGATCAAATGAAAGAATTAAAAAGATATACCATTGATGATGGTTTGCCCAGCAACACTATCTGTTCTATTGAAGAAGACAAAAACAATAATTTATGGATAAGCACAAATCACGGCATATCAGAATTTAATCTTGATAGACAAAACTTCCTAAACTATTACTTTAACGATGGCCTGCAGGGAAATGAGTTCAGCAAAAATGCATCGTATTTGTATAAAGAAGAACAATTGTTTTTTGGCGGAATGAATGGTATAACGTATTTCGATCCCTCTGAAATTGTAGATAAGGTAAGAATTCCTGAAATATTAATAACCGATATCTATTTGCAGAACAAACCTATTCTTAAAGGCTCAAAATCTGGAAGTTTCAATATAGCTGATAAGGCCATAGTTGATGCAGATACTATTCAATTATCGTATAAGGATAATTCATTTAGTGTGGAACTTTCTTCTTTAGAGTATGGCAATCCAAAGCGCGTCTCCTATTCTTATTCCTTAAATAACAGCTCCTGGATAAATCTGCCACAAGGTGTCAATACTCTAGCTTTTGAAAACCTGAAGGCAAATACCTATAACTTTAAATTAAGGGCTAAAGACTATGAAAAATACTCCGAAATAAAACAATTCACCGTAATAATCCATCCACTATGGTACTTAACTACAACCGCATTAATTGCCTATTTTCTTATATTCTTACTTTTTACTTTCCTATTGGTTTATGAGTTGAGGCAAAGACAAAAAAGAAGAAATGAACTTAGGGAACTGTCAAAATCCAAACAGATCAATGAAGCCAAACTCCAATTTTTAACCAATATATCCCATGATATTAGAACTCCCTTAACCCTTATATTCAATCCATTAAAAAAACTTATAAAAGAAGATCATAGCGCGGCCCATCAAAAATCTTACAAAACAATTTTCAGGAATACAGACCGTATTTTACAACTTACCAATCAGCTACTCGATATTCGTAAAATAGACGATGGCCATCTGGACCTCAAATTTGAAAAAATCGAGTTGATCGCATATATTCAAAATATCTGCTTGCTTTTTGAAGATCAAATAGATGCCAAGAAAATTCAGTTTGACTTTAAGCATAAGATGCCTATTTTATTTGTTTGGATTGATCCCAACTACTTTGATAAAATTATTCAAAACCTGCTCGCCAATGCAATGAAATTTGTGGAAAAAGGAGGTAAAGTAGAACTTATTCTCACCCTTACCAATGCTGAAAAATCAGAGTCTGACGAGTCTTATTTTCAAATAGAGGTTGTCGACGATGGTATTGGCTTAGAAAAAGGAATGGAAGACCTGGTTTTTGACCGATTTTATCAGAATAAATCCTCTGCGCACCACCTACAAGGAACAGGTATAGGTTTGCACCTCACCCGCTCTATTGCAGAATTGCATAAGGGCACAATATATGCTGAAAATAACAAAAATAATGAAGGAAGCAGGTTTGTCATCTGCATTCCTTTAAATTCAGCGCATTTAAATCTTGACAAAATACAGACAAATGCTGATGAGCCTTACGTAAATGATGAAATTGACAAACCAAAGAAGGAAGAGCAAGTTGAACTTCATAGCGAAAGGGAATCCAATTACGCCAGCCAGAAGGTCTTAATTGTAGATGATGATAGTGAACTAAGAAATTTTTTAGAAAAGGATCTATCAACCATATTTAATGTCATCGTTGCAAAAGATGGTAAAGAAGCGCTTGATCTCGCTTTAAAACAGCAACCAGATCTTATTATAAGTGACATTATGATGCCTGTCATGGATGGCATGCAATTGTGCCGTAAAATTAAGAAGAACATCAATATCAATCATACCCCAATAATTTTGCTTACTGCGAAAACTAGTAAGGATAATTATCTTGAAAGTTTGAATCTTGGTGCAGACGCCTACATTCCCAAACCATTTGATATTAAAATCCTCAAGAGGACAGCCATCAATTTAATAGATAACAGAAAACTATTAAAAAACAATTATGATGGCAGTCAATTGCAAGAAGATAAAGTCAAACACGTAACGCTCAAATCTTCTGATGAAATCCTACTGGAAAAAATAATGGCATGCATTAATGAAAACTTCAATAATCCCGATTTAAATGTAGAAACCATTGCATCAACGGTGGGCATAAGCCGAGTGCATTTATATAGAAAACTTAAAGAATTGACGAACCAGTCAGCGAGTGATTTAATTAGAAATATTAGGCTTAAGCAAGCAGCCAAATTATTATCATCAAAACAAATAAGTATTGCTGAGGTGGCCTATGCCGTGGGGTATTCTAACATGTCCACTTTCTCAACAAACTTCAAGAATCTTTATGGCATATCCCCAAAAAAATATCATATCGATAATTTACCTGAACATGATTCCAAGCGAGATACATAA
- a CDS encoding DUF5627 domain-containing protein, whose amino-acid sequence MRKNFFLLLFFIAAIFTSCENGDWEFPDYKYQAVYFAYQYPVRTITLGEDIFDTTLDNEGKCMIMATLGGVYENGRDITVNFQVDNTLVNGFLFGEGEGQVMPLPPSYYTLASGEITIPSGELSGGVEVQLTDAFFNDPRSLENNYVIPLRMLNTTTVDSILSGESQVENPRRGVTSDWATQPKDFIFYAVKYINPWEGFYLRRGEDVIVGKNGATNLNRTIERREQYVVDDEVVMLDSESRSQISFPLSLQDAEGVDLGIVLLLNFDDSGNVTITSSQPDAYSVTGTGEFIKDGEENSWGSQDRDALYLSYEIDLDDVNVTTQDTLVIRNRGVSLETFSPVLE is encoded by the coding sequence ATGAGAAAAAACTTTTTTTTACTATTATTTTTTATAGCTGCCATTTTTACATCCTGTGAAAATGGGGACTGGGAATTTCCCGATTATAAATATCAAGCGGTGTATTTTGCTTACCAATATCCTGTAAGAACGATAACGCTGGGGGAAGATATATTTGACACCACACTTGATAATGAAGGTAAGTGTATGATCATGGCTACTCTGGGTGGCGTTTATGAGAATGGTCGTGATATAACGGTCAATTTTCAGGTAGATAACACACTGGTCAACGGTTTTCTTTTTGGTGAAGGTGAAGGTCAGGTCATGCCCCTGCCACCATCATATTACACCCTGGCATCTGGGGAGATTACAATTCCGTCAGGAGAATTGTCTGGCGGGGTAGAGGTTCAATTAACCGATGCTTTTTTCAATGACCCCAGATCTTTGGAAAATAATTACGTCATTCCTTTAAGGATGTTGAATACTACAACGGTAGATTCTATTCTATCAGGTGAAAGCCAAGTTGAAAATCCGCGAAGGGGGGTAACTTCAGACTGGGCCACACAGCCCAAGGATTTTATCTTTTACGCCGTAAAATATATAAACCCTTGGGAAGGATTTTACCTTCGTAGGGGAGAGGATGTGATCGTTGGAAAAAATGGGGCCACGAATCTCAATAGAACTATAGAAAGAAGGGAGCAATACGTTGTTGACGATGAAGTAGTCATGTTAGATTCAGAATCCAGGTCTCAAATTAGTTTTCCGTTGTCCCTTCAAGATGCTGAGGGAGTCGATCTGGGAATAGTGCTATTGCTCAATTTTGATGATAGCGGCAATGTAACGATAACTTCTTCACAACCGGATGCATATTCTGTAACCGGAACAGGAGAATTTATTAAGGATGGCGAGGAGAACAGCTGGGGGTCTCAAGATCGGGATGCCTTGTACTTATCTTATGAAATAGACCTGGATGATGTAAATGTCACCACGCAAGACACACTCGTAATTCGAAATCGAGGTGTTTCCCTAGAAACATTTTCCCCTGTTCTAGAGTAA